Proteins found in one Triticum aestivum cultivar Chinese Spring chromosome 4D, IWGSC CS RefSeq v2.1, whole genome shotgun sequence genomic segment:
- the LOC123100562 gene encoding heat shock 70 kDa protein BIP2 isoform X1 gives MAATRQIYLGVLLLLAVAASTTSGAAAFGLPRGLRPGHCASVFRTYDTVSPFMTGNTTAIHLGNTKSCVAGYGGRPDPHTAYQFCIPSWVAFTDNGTLVGEAAMNHAAVRPGTAVSGFKRLLGIRMYNEMVKREAELVPYHFTEQLGRCGIEMEIEEGNLKRFLPEDVASILVAELKRMAEAHLGREIRYAVVTVPGHFNGVQRSSLVMEAAQWRGGFRTAKLVDEQVAAAAAYRLHEKRGDRKVILVFHLGGRTCHATKFRFKDGSGHLLDEHHDAYLGGDDFTGRVVDYFVELIEEKHHRDIRGDEGTLRKLRAECERAKKLLSDREGVLMNIGSVLGEGADIYEELTRAKFEELNRDLMERAMEIVETVVMEGAPTSQMQSRKDAIDEVILVGGSVRIPMVGQLLEDYFNGRGLIRDEDAVIRGAALLSRPESARYVEECYYGGVSGPLWLAK, from the exons ATGGCGGCGACTCGTCAGATCTACCTCGGCGTTCTCCTGCTCCTGGCCGTGG CGGCATCGACGACGTCGGGAGCGGCGGCGTTTGGCCTACCGCGGGGCCTGAGGCCCGGGCACTGCGCCTCCGTGTTCCGGACGTATGACACGGTCTCTCCGTTCATGACGGGCAACACGACGGCCATCCACCTCGGCAACACCAAGTCCTGTGTCGCCGGCTACGGGGGCCGCCCGGATCCCCACACCGCGTACCAGTTCTGCATCCCCTCCTGGGTCGCCTTCACAGACAACGGTACCCTCGTCGGCGAGGCCGCCATGAACCACGCGGCCGTCAGGCCCGGGACGGCCGTCTCCGGGTTCAAGCGCCTCCTTGGCATCAG GATGTACAACGAGATGGTAAAGAGAGAGGCGGAGCTAGTGCCGTACCACTTCACCGAGCAGCTAGGAAGATGCGGCATCGAGATGGAGATTGAGGAAGGCAACCTGAAGAGATTCCTCCCCGAAGATGTCGCCAGCATCCTTGTAGCCGAGCTGAAGCGAATGGCGGAAGCACATCTGGGCCGCGAGATCAGGTACGCCGTGGTCACTGTCCCCGGGCACTTCAACGGCGTTCAACGGAGTTCGCTCGTCATGGAAGCTGCCCAGTGGCGTGGTGGcttccgtactgccaagcttgttGACGAGCAGGTCGCGGCTGCGGCTGCGTACCGCCTTCATGAGAAGAGGGGTGACCGCAAGGTCATCCTCGTCTTCCATCTCGGCGGCCGCACTTGCCACGCCACCAAGTTCAGGTTCAAGGATGGCTCGGGCCATCTCCTGGACGAACACCATGATGCCTACCTAGGCG GTGACGACTTCACCGGCAGGGTTGTGGACTATttcgtggagctgatcgaggagaaGCATCACCGGGACATCCGTGGGGATGAGGGCACTCTCAGGAAGCTGAGGGCGGAGTGCGAGAGAGCCAAGAAGCTACTGAGCGACCGAGAGGGCGTTCTTATGAACATCGGATCGGTTCTTGGCGAAGGAGCAGATATCTACGAGGAGCTCACACGAGCCAAGTTCGAGGAGCTGAACCGTGACCTTATGGAGAGAGCAATGGAAATAGTGGAGACGGTGGTGATGGAAGGTGCTCCCACTTCCCAGATGCAGAGCCGCAAGGACGCCATCGACGAGGTCATTCTCGTCGGTGGTAGTGTGAGGATCCCCATGGTTGGGCAGCTCCTCGAGGATTACTTCAATGGTAGGGGACTAATCAGGGATGAGGACGCGGTAATCCGGGGCGCTGCTCTTCTGTCACGTCCCGAGTCTGCTAGATACGTGGAAGAATGCTACTATGGAGGAGTGTCAGGGCCTCTCTGGTTGGcaaaataa
- the LOC123100562 gene encoding heat shock 70 kDa protein BIP2 isoform X2, with translation MTGNTTAIHLGNTKSCVAGYGGRPDPHTAYQFCIPSWVAFTDNGTLVGEAAMNHAAVRPGTAVSGFKRLLGIRMYNEMVKREAELVPYHFTEQLGRCGIEMEIEEGNLKRFLPEDVASILVAELKRMAEAHLGREIRYAVVTVPGHFNGVQRSSLVMEAAQWRGGFRTAKLVDEQVAAAAAYRLHEKRGDRKVILVFHLGGRTCHATKFRFKDGSGHLLDEHHDAYLGGDDFTGRVVDYFVELIEEKHHRDIRGDEGTLRKLRAECERAKKLLSDREGVLMNIGSVLGEGADIYEELTRAKFEELNRDLMERAMEIVETVVMEGAPTSQMQSRKDAIDEVILVGGSVRIPMVGQLLEDYFNGRGLIRDEDAVIRGAALLSRPESARYVEECYYGGVSGPLWLAK, from the exons ATGACGGGCAACACGACGGCCATCCACCTCGGCAACACCAAGTCCTGTGTCGCCGGCTACGGGGGCCGCCCGGATCCCCACACCGCGTACCAGTTCTGCATCCCCTCCTGGGTCGCCTTCACAGACAACGGTACCCTCGTCGGCGAGGCCGCCATGAACCACGCGGCCGTCAGGCCCGGGACGGCCGTCTCCGGGTTCAAGCGCCTCCTTGGCATCAG GATGTACAACGAGATGGTAAAGAGAGAGGCGGAGCTAGTGCCGTACCACTTCACCGAGCAGCTAGGAAGATGCGGCATCGAGATGGAGATTGAGGAAGGCAACCTGAAGAGATTCCTCCCCGAAGATGTCGCCAGCATCCTTGTAGCCGAGCTGAAGCGAATGGCGGAAGCACATCTGGGCCGCGAGATCAGGTACGCCGTGGTCACTGTCCCCGGGCACTTCAACGGCGTTCAACGGAGTTCGCTCGTCATGGAAGCTGCCCAGTGGCGTGGTGGcttccgtactgccaagcttgttGACGAGCAGGTCGCGGCTGCGGCTGCGTACCGCCTTCATGAGAAGAGGGGTGACCGCAAGGTCATCCTCGTCTTCCATCTCGGCGGCCGCACTTGCCACGCCACCAAGTTCAGGTTCAAGGATGGCTCGGGCCATCTCCTGGACGAACACCATGATGCCTACCTAGGCG GTGACGACTTCACCGGCAGGGTTGTGGACTATttcgtggagctgatcgaggagaaGCATCACCGGGACATCCGTGGGGATGAGGGCACTCTCAGGAAGCTGAGGGCGGAGTGCGAGAGAGCCAAGAAGCTACTGAGCGACCGAGAGGGCGTTCTTATGAACATCGGATCGGTTCTTGGCGAAGGAGCAGATATCTACGAGGAGCTCACACGAGCCAAGTTCGAGGAGCTGAACCGTGACCTTATGGAGAGAGCAATGGAAATAGTGGAGACGGTGGTGATGGAAGGTGCTCCCACTTCCCAGATGCAGAGCCGCAAGGACGCCATCGACGAGGTCATTCTCGTCGGTGGTAGTGTGAGGATCCCCATGGTTGGGCAGCTCCTCGAGGATTACTTCAATGGTAGGGGACTAATCAGGGATGAGGACGCGGTAATCCGGGGCGCTGCTCTTCTGTCACGTCCCGAGTCTGCTAGATACGTGGAAGAATGCTACTATGGAGGAGTGTCAGGGCCTCTCTGGTTGGcaaaataa